A stretch of Gouania willdenowi chromosome 21, fGouWil2.1, whole genome shotgun sequence DNA encodes these proteins:
- the atp5mc3a gene encoding ATP synthase membrane subunit c locus 3a, with the protein MYACVKFVSTPALVRAGSRALFRPLSASVLSRPEVKTESSAAVMPHSPLSQVALRGFQTSSVSRDIDTAAKFIGAGAATVGVAGSGAGIGTVFGSLIIGYARNPSLKQQLFSYAILGFALSEAMGLFCLMVAFLILFAM; encoded by the exons ATGTACGCCTGTGTAAAGTTCGTCTCCACGCCGGCTCTG GTCCGTGCTGGTTCCCGGGCTCTTTTCAGACCTCTGtctgcctctgtgctgtccagACCTGAAGTTAAAACTGAG AGCTCTGCTGCTGTGATGCCACACAGCCCACTGAGCCAGGTTGCACTGAGAGGCTTCCAGACCAGCTCCGTCAGCAGGGACATCGACACCGCTGCTAAGTTCATCGGTGCTGGAGCCGCCACAGTCGGAGTAGCAGGATCTGGTGCTGGTATTGGGACAGTGTTTGGTAGTCTCATCATTGGCTATGCTAG GAACCCATCACTGAAGCAACAGCTGTTCTCTTATGCCATCCTGGGATTCGCCCTGTCTGAAGCTATGGGACTGTTCTGTTTGATGGTCGCTTTCCTTATCTTGTTTGCTATGTGA